A single Parabacteroides timonensis DNA region contains:
- the trpA gene encoding tryptophan synthase subunit alpha → MNRITNLFETKKNGILSVYFTAGYPQLNDTVTILKELEKKGINSVEVGIPFSDPMADGPVIQEAATQALRNGMSLHILFDQLKDIRKEVQIPIILMGYLNPIMQFSFEAFCKKCAEVGVDGVIIPDLPFADYMADYKETADRYDLKMIMLITPETSEERIRLIDEHTSGFIYMVSSAAITGTQQSFDDQKQAYFRRINGMNLQNPRLVGFGISNKATFEAASSNSSGAIIGSKFVQLLKSEPTAAAAIDKLLEALKN, encoded by the coding sequence ATGAATCGTATTACAAATCTATTCGAAACAAAAAAGAACGGCATCCTGTCCGTTTACTTTACAGCCGGTTATCCGCAATTGAACGATACGGTAACCATTCTGAAAGAGTTGGAAAAAAAAGGTATCAACTCGGTTGAAGTAGGCATTCCTTTTTCCGATCCGATGGCCGACGGTCCTGTCATTCAGGAAGCCGCCACGCAGGCATTACGTAACGGTATGTCGCTCCATATCCTCTTCGACCAGTTGAAAGACATACGGAAAGAAGTACAGATCCCGATCATCCTGATGGGGTATCTCAACCCGATCATGCAATTCAGTTTCGAGGCATTCTGCAAGAAATGTGCAGAGGTTGGCGTAGACGGCGTGATCATCCCCGATCTGCCTTTTGCCGATTACATGGCCGACTACAAAGAGACAGCCGACCGCTATGATCTGAAAATGATCATGCTAATCACTCCGGAAACTTCCGAAGAGCGTATCCGCCTGATCGACGAGCACACTTCCGGCTTTATCTATATGGTATCGAGCGCAGCCATTACCGGGACGCAACAAAGTTTCGACGATCAGAAGCAGGCCTACTTCCGCCGTATCAACGGAATGAACCTGCAAAATCCGCGTTTGGTTGGTTTCGGTATCTCCAACAAGGCTACTTTTGAGGCGGCATCCTCTAATTCTTCAGGCGCCATTATCGGCAGTAAGTTTGTGCAGCTATTGAAAAGCGAGCCGACAGCCGCAGCAGCAATCGATAAGTTACTGGAAGCATTGAAAAACTAG
- a CDS encoding glycoside hydrolase family 127 protein, with protein MKNKLILTFLLATGIIGGSLACEHCTNLVQVKDVVPAKVNYFSLKDVRLLDSPFKHAMELNNEWMMELDMDRLLSNFRKNADLEPKAESYGSWEAMGIAGHTLGHYLTALSQQYASTGDEECKRRVDYIVSELDSCQINFVNGFIGGMPGGDKVFKEVKKGIIRSKGFDLNGIWVPWYNEHKTMMGLSDAYLLVGNETAKKVLVNLSDYLADIISGLSNEQIQEMLNCEYGGMNEAFAQVYALTGDKKYLDASYKFYHERLQDKLAEGLDVLPGLHSNTQIPKIIGSARQYELTGNKRDEKIAEFFWHTIVHSHSYANGGNSMGEYLSTPRKLNDRLATTTCETCNTYNMLKLSQHLYRWTDDPQYLDYYERALYNHILASQHPEDARTCYFVSLGMGTRKNFYSKDNNFTCCMGSGFENHSKYGGAIYSYTTDKNDLNVNLYIPSVLTWKERNIRLKMETAYPEDGKVAIRLEECPSQQFDINLRYPAWAISGVTLKVNGSKQSVSVQPGSFITISRKWKKGDRIEVNFPMSLYTESMPDNADRRAVFYGPSLLAGVFGPQERKIGDVPVFINEEKDMVKQIEPVKGQPLTFHTVAPGGPDNVAMIPFFKTYDQYYTVYWDVFSPEEWKQVEAKRTAELERIARLDAKTLDYITLGEMQPERDHNLEGENTRVGEFGIHKYRFAYEEGWFSFNMKCGYNEPTQFLMTYWGGDSGKYTFELVIDDTWVQPITVKGNPEEFVEMVIDLPKELTEGKDKIKVMFRGVGKNRVSNLYNCRLMKK; from the coding sequence ATGAAGAATAAACTGATATTAACCTTCCTGTTGGCAACCGGGATTATCGGAGGTAGTCTGGCTTGCGAACATTGTACAAATCTAGTACAGGTGAAAGACGTCGTTCCTGCCAAAGTAAACTATTTCTCTTTAAAAGATGTACGGCTATTGGACAGCCCGTTTAAACATGCCATGGAGTTGAATAATGAATGGATGATGGAACTGGACATGGACCGCTTACTCTCCAACTTCCGCAAAAATGCCGACCTGGAGCCTAAAGCTGAGTCTTATGGAAGTTGGGAAGCTATGGGGATTGCCGGACATACGCTCGGTCATTATCTGACAGCTCTTTCACAACAATATGCTTCGACTGGCGATGAGGAATGCAAACGTCGTGTAGACTATATTGTCAGCGAACTGGATTCCTGCCAGATCAATTTCGTCAACGGTTTCATCGGAGGAATGCCGGGTGGCGACAAGGTATTCAAAGAAGTGAAGAAAGGGATTATCCGCTCCAAGGGTTTCGACCTGAACGGTATTTGGGTTCCCTGGTATAACGAACATAAAACCATGATGGGATTAAGCGATGCTTACCTGCTTGTCGGTAACGAAACTGCTAAAAAGGTTCTGGTGAATCTTTCCGATTACCTGGCTGATATTATTTCCGGACTGAGTAACGAACAGATACAGGAAATGCTCAATTGTGAATATGGGGGTATGAACGAAGCCTTTGCACAAGTCTACGCATTGACGGGAGATAAAAAGTATCTTGATGCATCTTATAAGTTTTATCACGAACGGTTGCAGGATAAACTGGCTGAAGGTCTCGACGTATTACCCGGCCTTCATTCCAATACCCAGATTCCTAAAATTATCGGTAGTGCACGCCAGTATGAGTTGACCGGTAACAAACGGGATGAAAAGATTGCCGAGTTCTTCTGGCATACTATCGTTCATTCCCATTCCTATGCGAATGGGGGTAATAGTATGGGCGAATATCTTTCCACTCCCAGGAAGTTGAATGATCGTCTGGCAACAACCACCTGCGAGACATGTAATACCTACAACATGTTGAAGTTGAGTCAGCACCTTTATCGCTGGACAGACGATCCGCAATACCTCGATTATTACGAGAGGGCTTTATACAATCATATCCTCGCTTCGCAACATCCGGAAGATGCCCGTACCTGTTACTTTGTTTCTTTGGGAATGGGGACGCGTAAGAACTTTTACAGCAAGGATAACAACTTTACCTGCTGTATGGGGAGCGGCTTTGAAAACCATTCCAAGTATGGTGGTGCTATTTATAGCTATACTACCGACAAGAACGATCTGAATGTCAATCTTTATATCCCTTCGGTACTGACCTGGAAGGAACGGAATATACGTTTGAAGATGGAAACGGCCTATCCTGAAGACGGCAAAGTCGCTATCCGCCTGGAAGAATGTCCTTCACAACAGTTTGATATCAATCTTCGCTATCCGGCCTGGGCTATTTCGGGTGTGACTCTGAAAGTGAACGGATCGAAACAATCTGTTTCTGTTCAGCCCGGTTCCTTTATTACTATTTCCCGTAAATGGAAAAAAGGCGATCGTATCGAAGTTAATTTCCCTATGTCGCTTTACACCGAATCGATGCCGGATAATGCCGATCGTCGTGCTGTCTTCTATGGTCCTTCCTTGCTTGCAGGAGTTTTTGGACCTCAGGAACGAAAGATAGGCGATGTACCTGTTTTCATCAATGAAGAAAAAGATATGGTAAAACAGATCGAGCCGGTTAAAGGCCAACCGCTGACTTTCCATACAGTTGCCCCCGGTGGTCCTGACAATGTGGCTATGATCCCATTCTTCAAGACGTACGATCAATACTATACCGTTTATTGGGATGTGTTCTCGCCCGAAGAATGGAAGCAGGTGGAAGCTAAGCGTACTGCCGAACTGGAACGCATCGCCCGTCTGGATGCTAAAACGCTCGATTATATCACACTCGGTGAAATGCAGCCTGAACGCGATCATAATCTGGAAGGCGAAAACACCCGTGTCGGTGAATTCGGTATCCACAAATATCGCTTTGCTTATGAAGAAGGTTGGTTTTCATTCAACATGAAGTGTGGTTATAATGAACCGACCCAGTTCCTGATGACTTACTGGGGTGGCGACAGCGGCAAATATACTTTCGAACTGGTAATCGATGACACATGGGTGCAACCGATAACAGTCAAAGGTAACCCGGAAGAGTTTGTAGAGATGGTAATCGATCTTCCGAAGGAACTGACCGAAGGTAAAGACAAGATAAAAGTCATGTTCCGGGGAGTAGGAAAAAATCGGGTGAGCAACCTGTACAACTGTCGTTTGATGAAAAAATAA
- a CDS encoding NADH peroxidase, whose translation MKKKWICTVCGYVHEGDEAPEFCPQCKQPKSKFKELVETTGALQFVDEHVLGVAKGVDPVILEGLNAHFMGECTEVGMYLAMSRQADREGYPEVAEAFKRYAWEEAEHAAKFAELLGDVVWDTKTNLKKRMEAEAGACEDKKRIATLAKQQNLDAIHDTVHEMCKDEARHGKGFEGLYNRYFK comes from the coding sequence ATGAAAAAGAAATGGATCTGCACAGTATGTGGTTATGTTCATGAAGGTGATGAAGCTCCCGAATTCTGTCCGCAATGTAAACAACCGAAAAGCAAGTTTAAAGAATTGGTAGAAACAACTGGCGCTTTACAGTTTGTTGACGAACATGTATTAGGTGTAGCTAAAGGCGTTGACCCTGTTATTCTTGAAGGTTTGAACGCTCATTTCATGGGTGAATGTACTGAAGTCGGTATGTATCTGGCAATGAGCCGTCAGGCAGACCGCGAAGGTTATCCTGAAGTTGCAGAAGCATTCAAACGTTACGCATGGGAAGAAGCCGAACATGCTGCTAAATTTGCAGAATTACTGGGTGATGTTGTTTGGGATACAAAGACTAACCTGAAAAAACGTATGGAAGCTGAAGCTGGTGCTTGCGAAGATAAAAAACGTATTGCAACTTTGGCTAAACAGCAGAATCTGGATGCTATCCACGATACTGTACACGAAATGTGTAAAGATGAAGCCCGTCATGGTAAAGGCTTCGAAGGATTATATAACCGTTATTTCAAATAA
- a CDS encoding class I fructose-bisphosphate aldolase has product MDTLKITSLLGDKAEYYLGHTCKTIDKSQIHIPSPSIIDDIWINTDRNIQTLNNLQRMLGHGRLANTGYLSILPVDQDIEHTAGASFAPNPIYFDPENIVKLAIEGGCNAVASTFGNLGIVARKYAHKIPFLVKLNHNELLTYPNSYNQVMFGTVKEAWNMGAAAVGATIYFGSAESRDQLVEIADAFEYAHELGMATVLWCYLRNNDFKKDGVDYHSAADLTGQANHLGVTIKADIVKQKLPSNNGGFTAINFGKVDKKMYTELATEHPIDLCRYQVANGYMGRVGLINSGGESHGASDLKDAVTTAVVNKRAGGMGLISGRKAFQRSMKDGIELLHTIQDVYLNPEITIA; this is encoded by the coding sequence ATGGATACATTAAAGATTACAAGCTTATTAGGCGACAAAGCCGAGTATTATCTCGGTCATACATGCAAAACGATCGACAAATCGCAGATACATATTCCATCACCTTCTATCATTGATGATATATGGATTAATACGGACAGAAACATTCAAACATTAAATAATCTGCAGAGAATGCTGGGGCATGGACGACTGGCAAATACAGGTTACCTGTCTATCCTCCCGGTAGACCAGGATATCGAACATACTGCCGGAGCCTCGTTTGCCCCGAATCCTATTTATTTCGATCCGGAAAACATCGTGAAGTTAGCTATCGAAGGCGGTTGCAACGCCGTTGCCTCTACATTCGGGAATTTAGGAATCGTTGCACGTAAATATGCACATAAAATTCCTTTCCTCGTAAAACTAAACCATAACGAATTACTTACCTATCCGAACAGTTACAACCAAGTAATGTTCGGAACCGTAAAAGAAGCATGGAATATGGGAGCCGCAGCCGTTGGTGCTACAATCTATTTCGGTTCTGCCGAAAGCCGTGACCAGTTGGTAGAAATAGCAGATGCATTCGAATATGCACACGAATTGGGTATGGCAACTGTTCTTTGGTGTTACTTAAGGAATAATGACTTCAAGAAAGATGGAGTCGATTATCATTCGGCTGCCGATCTTACCGGACAGGCTAATCACCTGGGAGTAACGATCAAAGCGGATATCGTCAAACAGAAGCTGCCTTCTAATAACGGCGGATTCACAGCCATTAACTTCGGAAAAGTAGATAAAAAGATGTACACCGAACTGGCCACCGAACACCCGATCGACCTCTGCCGCTATCAGGTGGCAAACGGTTACATGGGACGTGTAGGCCTGATTAATTCCGGCGGAGAGTCACACGGAGCTTCCGACCTGAAAGATGCCGTTACCACAGCCGTTGTAAACAAACGTGCCGGCGGTATGGGACTTATCAGCGGACGTAAGGCTTTCCAGCGTTCTATGAAAGATGGTATCGAACTGTTACACACCATTCAGGATGTATATCTGAACCCGGAAATTACGATTGCATAA
- a CDS encoding DMT family transporter, with amino-acid sequence MKSQAYKGHLAMLSANILWGLMSPVSKAVLTAGPISALSLTTFRMVGAAVIFWLASLFTKKEHVNHQDLMKLFFAALLGIVLNQGSFIFGVSLTSPINASIVTTTTPIITMIIAAFYLKEPVTGKKVIGIFIGAAGALLLILSSQSSAAGGGKSSNIWGDLLCLLAQFSFSFYFVLFKGLIGKYSPITLMKWMFTYASICTIPFSYNHIAGIDFLHLPSELYMGIAYVVLGGTFLPYLFIPIGQNLLRPTVACMYNYVQPIVASLIAILWGMDTFGVMKGIAVAFVFSGVYIVTQSKSRAQLEDYQAAQGKPE; translated from the coding sequence ATGAAATCTCAGGCTTATAAAGGGCACTTGGCGATGCTGAGTGCAAACATATTATGGGGATTGATGTCTCCCGTATCGAAAGCAGTATTAACAGCAGGTCCTATCAGTGCACTATCACTGACTACATTCCGCATGGTAGGAGCAGCGGTTATATTCTGGCTGGCTTCCCTCTTTACTAAAAAGGAACATGTCAACCATCAGGACCTGATGAAACTGTTTTTTGCAGCGTTACTGGGGATCGTTCTGAACCAGGGTTCATTCATCTTCGGAGTTTCTCTGACTTCACCGATCAATGCTTCTATCGTTACAACCACAACACCTATCATCACGATGATTATTGCTGCGTTCTATCTGAAAGAACCTGTAACAGGAAAGAAAGTGATCGGAATTTTCATAGGAGCAGCAGGAGCATTACTACTAATACTGAGCAGTCAGAGTTCTGCTGCTGGCGGAGGAAAAAGCAGTAATATATGGGGAGACCTACTCTGCCTGCTGGCACAGTTCAGTTTTTCATTCTATTTTGTATTATTCAAGGGACTGATCGGCAAATACTCACCTATCACATTGATGAAATGGATGTTCACGTATGCATCTATCTGTACGATACCGTTCTCCTATAATCATATTGCAGGTATCGACTTCCTGCATCTTCCTTCTGAATTATATATGGGTATCGCGTATGTCGTTTTGGGAGGAACATTCTTACCTTATCTGTTTATCCCTATCGGACAAAACCTGCTGCGCCCGACAGTAGCCTGCATGTATAATTATGTACAACCGATCGTGGCATCCCTGATAGCTATACTTTGGGGAATGGATACTTTCGGGGTAATGAAAGGTATCGCCGTTGCATTCGTCTTTTCCGGCGTCTATATTGTAACACAAAGTAAATCGAGAGCACAACTGGAAGATTATCAGGCTGCACAAGGCAAGCCTGAATAA
- a CDS encoding family 43 glycosylhydrolase: MKKLLTILLCSASATVGLAQQQTYFSNPVIHGDLADPSVLRIGDTYYATGTSSEWAPYYPVFTSSDLVNWKQTGHIFDEKPAWTKSSFWAPEWYYHNGKVYMYYTARKESDNISCIGVAIADSPTGKFKDYGPIIEFGKEAIDAFVLEDNGQLYITWKAYGLDQRPIELLASKLSADGLHLEGEPFSLLRDDERRGMEGQHWFKQNGYYYIIYAANGCCGPNSDYAVEVARSKKLAGPYEKYEGNPILHGGKDILSIGHGTLTTTPDGRMFYLCHAYRKDGDFFQGRQPHLQEMRMGGDNWPYFVTGEYASMIQPMPFTDCVQEPVSDFADDFTAMSLRPEWSWNYPYADVKMELKAGNLYLSGSPKPGVSTGNALCLRPVTADYILETAVVNQNESWKGVVMYGDDNNLLTLGCEADRLKLKAVNEGKEQILADMKLPAPSLYLRMQVKDGVRCSFTYSEDGSKWKEIEYDLSPSALKSLVRWDRISRPGLYQQGDISKPAVYGYCRLQNK, encoded by the coding sequence ATGAAAAAGCTATTAACAATCTTATTGTGCTCAGCATCCGCCACGGTTGGACTGGCGCAGCAACAAACTTATTTTTCTAACCCCGTTATACACGGAGATCTGGCTGACCCTTCCGTTCTCCGGATTGGCGATACGTATTATGCAACAGGAACATCTTCGGAATGGGCTCCTTATTATCCGGTATTTACTTCTTCCGATCTGGTAAACTGGAAACAGACGGGGCATATCTTTGATGAAAAACCGGCTTGGACTAAATCTTCTTTCTGGGCTCCGGAGTGGTATTATCATAATGGTAAAGTATATATGTATTATACGGCCCGTAAAGAGTCGGATAATATTTCATGTATCGGAGTTGCCATAGCCGACTCGCCGACTGGAAAGTTCAAGGATTACGGTCCGATTATTGAATTCGGTAAAGAGGCGATCGATGCCTTTGTTTTGGAAGATAACGGACAGCTTTACATTACCTGGAAAGCTTACGGGCTGGATCAACGGCCGATCGAATTACTGGCCAGTAAGTTGAGTGCTGACGGATTGCATCTGGAAGGCGAACCTTTCAGCCTGCTCCGTGATGATGAGAGACGGGGTATGGAAGGGCAGCACTGGTTTAAGCAGAATGGCTATTATTATATTATATATGCAGCAAACGGTTGTTGCGGCCCGAACAGTGATTATGCAGTGGAAGTAGCCCGTTCAAAGAAGCTGGCAGGCCCGTATGAGAAATATGAAGGTAACCCGATCCTTCATGGTGGAAAAGACATTCTGTCTATCGGGCATGGTACGCTGACCACTACTCCAGACGGGCGTATGTTCTATCTTTGTCATGCTTATCGTAAAGATGGTGATTTCTTCCAGGGACGTCAGCCTCATCTGCAAGAAATGAGGATGGGGGGAGATAACTGGCCTTATTTCGTCACCGGAGAATATGCCAGTATGATACAGCCTATGCCTTTCACCGATTGCGTGCAGGAGCCGGTTTCCGACTTTGCCGATGATTTTACAGCAATGTCTCTTCGTCCTGAATGGTCCTGGAATTATCCGTATGCCGATGTGAAGATGGAGTTGAAAGCCGGTAACTTATATTTGAGTGGTTCTCCGAAGCCGGGAGTCAGTACTGGTAATGCCCTCTGTTTACGTCCGGTGACAGCCGATTACATTTTGGAGACAGCAGTGGTAAACCAGAACGAAAGTTGGAAAGGTGTTGTCATGTACGGTGACGACAATAACCTATTGACACTCGGTTGTGAAGCGGATCGCCTGAAACTGAAAGCTGTAAACGAAGGAAAAGAACAGATACTGGCTGATATGAAATTGCCGGCTCCTTCCTTGTATCTCCGGATGCAGGTGAAGGATGGTGTTCGTTGTTCATTTACTTATAGTGAAGACGGCAGTAAATGGAAAGAAATAGAGTATGATCTTTCACCGTCCGCCTTGAAATCTCTTGTACGTTGGGATCGCATTTCCCGTCCCGGACTTTATCAGCAGGGAGATATAAGTAAACCGGCCGTTTATGGTTATTGCCGTTTACAAAATAAATAA
- a CDS encoding RluA family pseudouridine synthase — protein sequence MEVIYEDNHIIAVNKTCREIVQGDKTGDTPLSEMLKAWLKEKYCKPGNVYVGVTHRLDRPVSGVVLFAKTSKALPRLNEMFRVGEVKKTYWAIVKNCPPVDEGELVNWLVRNEKQNKSYAYDTERSDSKKAILHYKVIARSDNYYLLEIDLKTGRHHQIRCQLAKMGCPIKGDLKYGADRSNKDGGISLHSRSAEFIHPVSKEAVKIVAPVPDDNLWKSISAGL from the coding sequence ATGGAAGTTATCTACGAAGACAATCATATCATCGCGGTAAATAAAACATGCCGTGAGATTGTACAAGGAGATAAAACCGGTGATACTCCTCTTTCGGAAATGCTGAAGGCGTGGCTGAAGGAGAAGTATTGTAAGCCGGGAAATGTTTATGTAGGTGTAACTCACCGGTTAGACCGTCCCGTTAGCGGTGTCGTTCTGTTTGCCAAGACAAGTAAAGCTTTACCCCGCCTGAACGAAATGTTCCGGGTAGGAGAGGTGAAAAAGACTTACTGGGCGATTGTAAAGAATTGTCCGCCGGTTGATGAAGGTGAGTTGGTAAACTGGCTGGTTCGCAACGAGAAGCAGAATAAGAGTTATGCATACGATACTGAACGTTCGGACTCCAAGAAAGCAATCCTGCATTATAAAGTGATTGCACGTTCAGATAATTATTATTTACTGGAGATTGACCTGAAGACCGGTCGTCATCATCAGATACGTTGCCAGTTGGCAAAGATGGGATGTCCTATCAAAGGTGATTTGAAATATGGAGCCGACCGTTCGAATAAAGACGGTGGTATCAGTCTTCACTCCCGTAGTGCCGAATTCATTCATCCGGTATCGAAAGAAGCGGTAAAGATCGTGGCTCCTGTACCCGATGATAATCTTTGGAAGAGCATTTCGGCGGGACTATAA
- the fabG gene encoding 3-oxoacyl-[acyl-carrier-protein] reductase — MKLLEGKVAIVTGAARGIGKAIALKFAAEGANIAFTDLVIDENGEATQKEIEALGVKAKGYASNAANFEDTHNVVAEIQKDFGRIDILVNNAGITKDGLMMRMSEGQWDAVLNVNLKSAFNFIHACTPIMMKQRAGNIINMSSVVGVHGNAGQSNYSASKAGMIGLAKSVAQELGSRGIRANAIAPGFIITDMTAKLPEEVREEWNKKIPLRRGGTTEDVANVATFLASDLSAYVSGQVIQVDGGMNM; from the coding sequence ATGAAATTATTAGAAGGAAAAGTAGCTATTGTTACCGGTGCCGCACGTGGTATTGGTAAGGCCATTGCTTTGAAGTTTGCCGCTGAAGGTGCAAATATCGCATTTACAGACCTGGTCATCGACGAAAACGGTGAGGCAACACAGAAAGAAATTGAAGCTTTAGGTGTTAAAGCAAAAGGTTATGCTTCTAACGCAGCTAACTTTGAAGATACACATAATGTAGTGGCTGAGATCCAGAAAGACTTCGGTCGTATCGATATCCTCGTAAACAATGCCGGTATTACAAAAGACGGTTTGATGATGCGTATGAGCGAAGGTCAGTGGGATGCTGTCCTCAACGTAAACCTGAAATCTGCATTTAACTTCATCCATGCTTGTACTCCGATCATGATGAAACAACGTGCCGGAAATATTATTAACATGTCTTCCGTTGTAGGTGTTCATGGTAATGCAGGTCAGAGTAACTATTCCGCTTCAAAAGCAGGTATGATTGGTTTGGCTAAATCGGTAGCTCAGGAACTGGGTTCACGTGGTATCCGTGCCAACGCGATCGCTCCGGGTTTCATTATTACTGATATGACTGCTAAATTACCTGAAGAGGTAAGAGAAGAGTGGAACAAGAAAATTCCTTTGCGTCGTGGCGGTACGACAGAAGATGTGGCTAATGTGGCTACATTCCTTGCTTCTGACTTGTCTGCTTATGTATCCGGACAGGTGATCCAGGTAGACGGCGGTATGAATATGTAA
- a CDS encoding 3-oxoacyl-ACP synthase III family protein — MFINATGFYVPEERVHNQHFLELNGLTSEWIEQRTGIKTRSKARPEETICTMGIEAVHNALPKLPYDITDVDLIISASYSPYDTVATAAHYTQREFNITNAKALYLSSACSSFLNALEVVEGYFAMGKATKALILSADKNSAYYNETDPKAGHLWGDAAAAFFISKERVTENDPHILEVFTQGLGHLGKGPEGVQLRPRDGGILMPEGRDVFIQACTYMPKNAVYLLEKNGFTLDDLTYFIGHQANMRIMSNIAKQLNLPEEKFLHNIEELGNTGSVSSALVYAQNDKTFKKGDLVCLTVFGGGYSAGACLIQC, encoded by the coding sequence ATGTTTATTAATGCAACAGGGTTTTATGTGCCTGAAGAGCGGGTACATAACCAACATTTTTTGGAATTAAACGGGTTGACAAGCGAGTGGATTGAACAAAGAACCGGCATTAAAACCCGTTCTAAAGCTAGACCGGAAGAGACTATTTGTACAATGGGTATTGAAGCCGTACATAACGCGCTGCCTAAATTACCTTATGACATTACGGATGTTGATTTAATTATCTCAGCTTCCTATTCGCCGTACGATACAGTAGCAACTGCAGCTCACTATACTCAGCGTGAATTTAATATTACAAACGCAAAAGCGTTGTATTTGTCTTCAGCCTGTTCCTCCTTTCTGAACGCATTGGAGGTGGTGGAAGGTTATTTTGCGATGGGAAAGGCAACGAAAGCCTTGATCCTTTCCGCAGATAAGAACTCTGCCTATTATAATGAAACGGATCCGAAAGCCGGTCACCTGTGGGGCGATGCGGCAGCTGCTTTTTTTATATCGAAGGAACGTGTGACGGAAAATGATCCACACATACTCGAGGTCTTTACGCAAGGTTTGGGACATTTGGGAAAGGGGCCGGAAGGCGTTCAATTACGTCCGCGCGACGGTGGTATCCTGATGCCGGAAGGTCGCGACGTGTTTATACAGGCTTGTACCTATATGCCTAAGAATGCTGTATATTTGTTGGAGAAGAACGGATTTACATTGGATGACCTGACTTACTTTATCGGTCACCAGGCTAATATGCGTATCATGTCTAACATCGCTAAGCAGTTGAACCTACCGGAAGAAAAATTCCTGCATAACATCGAGGAACTGGGTAACACCGGTTCGGTTAGTTCTGCCCTGGTATATGCCCAGAACGATAAGACATTTAAAAAAGGCGACCTGGTTTGTCTGACCGTATTCGGTGGAGGATATTCTGCTGGTGCTTGTTTAATTCAATGTTAA
- a CDS encoding TetR/AcrR family transcriptional regulator has protein sequence MTVSKTREMLVDVARQLFARMGVDNTTMNDIAQASRKGRRTLYTYFKSKNEIYLAVVESELDKLYKMLLDVAGKDLPADEKLMTFIYARLDAIKALVFRNGTLKANFFRDIWRVEKVRKSFDIRETELLKGILDAGVKEGIFEMPDTEITAVVLHHALKGLEVPYIRGIMGDNISQRIKRRDNVMNLIFNGIKIK, from the coding sequence ATGACAGTTTCTAAAACACGCGAAATGTTGGTGGATGTGGCCAGGCAATTGTTTGCCCGCATGGGGGTGGATAATACGACAATGAACGATATTGCACAGGCTTCCCGGAAAGGCAGACGTACGTTATATACGTATTTTAAGAGTAAAAATGAAATTTATCTGGCTGTGGTGGAATCGGAGCTGGATAAATTATATAAGATGTTACTCGATGTTGCTGGAAAGGATTTGCCTGCCGACGAGAAGCTGATGACATTCATTTATGCAAGATTGGATGCTATCAAAGCGCTTGTGTTCCGTAACGGAACATTGAAAGCGAATTTCTTTCGGGATATCTGGCGTGTGGAAAAAGTTCGAAAGAGCTTTGACATTCGGGAGACTGAATTATTGAAAGGAATCCTGGATGCTGGTGTAAAGGAAGGTATTTTTGAAATGCCTGATACAGAAATTACTGCGGTTGTGCTTCATCATGCCTTAAAGGGATTGGAAGTTCCTTATATAAGGGGTATTATGGGAGATAATATCAGCCAACGAATAAAGAGAAGAGATAATGTGATGAATTTAATATTCAACGGAATAAAGATAAAGTAA